DNA sequence from the Coffea eugenioides isolate CCC68of unplaced genomic scaffold, Ceug_1.0 ScVebR1_3277;HRSCAF=4465, whole genome shotgun sequence genome:
ccgtttaaaaaaataaagatatatatatgtatataattatatatataatatttaatttaattagttataaatttataataatgatattattagttatatgtatcatttaatgtatattagtatatgtaatataattgatattatcaattatgcTACTAATTATATATGTCtactaataaaaattattaattatttatactaaatttattaatacatttatattaaattcctaactacacttaacacataacacttttttctcacaaaaaatacaataataatttagtgattgtatatttgtatcaaaagtgaaaacttgattattttagtcatattggattgtattcaaataacttttgtttaattatttttataagtttcaattgtgaagttataatgaataataacttggcgatgtattgatattttagtacttgattatttgctaaaatttaattataataaaattatataacaaaaaatttttaaccCCACGGAGGCAGGGCGAGGAAAGCTGGGGGCAGGGGGAATTAATGGGCAACGGGGCCCctcccccgccccattgccacccTTCCTTGCAACCTGAGCCTGCACCGTTTTAAAGCCTCAGcccatacttttattttttatttgttcttgCAACCTGAGCCTGCACCGTTTTAAAGCCTCAGcccatacttttattttttatttgttctttttGGCCCCAAACGTCAGCCTGCATCTGGTCCTTCATATTTTGGTTTTTAAAATAAGGTTTTGAATTCAATATTTTCTACTTATAATCTTTTTTATCTTCATCACGTAATCTAAGATTTGTGATTAGCTAATGTAGAATGAATTAAAGAAGGGTCTCTGATAACGAAAGTCAACCAAATTAAGTCTGGGAAAATTATTGATTCTTAATCTTTTGTCCGTCACTGTCATTTATTAGAAACGACCAAACTTGTCTTTTCATCCGAGATGCGTATGAAAGTCCGACCAGGGTAGCTCACCTGGTGGTGTAGTCTCTAGTTAGAGCATCCACCAGGGTTCAACTCCCTGTAACCAAAATGGGAAAAGACCCAACAACCCGAATAAGGGTTGGGGCTGAAGTTGGACCAGGCccttttttttgacaaaaaaaaaaaaaaaatccgagATGCGTATGAAAGCCCAATAATGTCCCCAAATTTACTGAACCATCAGCTCTCCGCCCTTGCATTGACCTCTAAGTTCTAACGCTGCTTCCAGGAAATAATCAAACAGGACTAACAACCAACAAAACGATTTTCCACTTGGTTATGTATCATGATAACTGAGATGCTCGACTTTTGGAGACATTTCTTGGGTAACAATTCTGTTCGATGTGGACACCACCATTTTCAACATTCTTGCAGCACCACCTCTGCGGCATGGCAAAGTTTGCCGTTAATATTACTACGTGAAGGAATGTTTATAAAATTCAACGtttaaaaaaagagagagtgaGTGAAAGAAAATTCAGGAATGAATCTCTATAAAATAAGTATTATAgaataaatcaaattgatttaCTATGATCTAAAGTTCGATCACATCTATGCAacaggatatcatcaataatgACATATCAAATACGCACATAATTGCTTTACCcacccaaccaaaaaaaaaagaagaagagaggattGCATGGCCATGGAATTTATTGAACGAtacagaacaaaaaaaaaaaaaagaaatttattgAACGTCATCCCCGTCTCTAGACACAGGTGAGAACACATCTGACCGCTCAATTGAATAATGCCACAGTCAGTCCACCCATGAAATTGTAATGCATGCTTCGTCGGAGTTGGAAGATTACAAAAATCAAACACTCCCAACTGGGCAAAAGCCAAAAGGCCAAAAGATTCTATACAGgttaaattcttttttctggaagccatcagttttttttttttttggaggatTTCAACTGGAAAACATAAAAGATTTGCGAGCTTCGTCATGCATGGACAAGTGAACCAGGCACTTTTATGTAGTATATAAACTAATTAGCTGTTGGAGAAGTTCCACCTAGTTGCCAATGTAATCGACCACGTTGCATAGAATACACTCTATAACAGGAGTTTATATATGAGCTTTACTAATTAACTAGGATTGCGACTACTCTAGATGACCGCCTGCGTTTAAAAATTGTGCTGAATATATAATAAAATCTAAGGTTTAAGAAGACAAGGAGTGGATAAACCTTATATTTGGATTAATTTCACTTTGCACTTTGGACGTTTCCAACAATTATCTATTTGCACTGTGAACTTTGGTTCTTGACATTTTGTACTTTAGATGGTGCCATGGCCGGCTAGGGCCAGTTTGCCGTGGAAGTGAAGAggccttttttttccttatcattcttttcaatcattttactACCTTTGTTGCTTGTGCTACAGAAAATGAGCAAGACTTTCTTTGACACAGGAGACAAGCAGCCAGTGGGAACCAGATTTTATCGACGTCCATGTCATTCCTACCGTTAAGGATGTCAATCAATCTCCGTAGACCAGGCACTGAAGTCTGAACTCCGGATATTGTAAGATGAACCAGGAATTGGAACGGTTACCagaaatatttttatatttctAACCACCTTTTTTATCAAAGATGAAGTTATCAACGATGTAAGATGGTGAGGTTATACCGTAATTATGAGCAATGACTTTTAAGTAATTTCGTCATGGGGTAATTGGGTGCTTAATTTGCCAGTAACTACACTTGAGTTGTTCAGTCAGGATCCATTGGCTGATATTGCCGAGCTAAGCATAGCCTAAGCTCAATGCTGCCCTTTCTTGCTAATAGTGCTATTAGGCTCCCTTGGATTGAATTCAAGCAAATATTAGCAAATATTGGATGAATCGAAAATTTTTAAAGAACTTCGATTCCGTTGCTATTTTTATTAGTAAAATGCCTATGTTTTCAGACTCGGCTCGGGAATCGACTCGGCCGAactcaggggtcaggggtcaatgggttcgaccggggtCAATAGGGGGTCAAACCAGATGACGTCATATATacgtcatatatatatatatatatatatatattcctgcaaatcaaatttacaaaatataaTCAAAGAACCCAATCATCTAAATTTATATCCAATACACCAAATTCAtccaaactcacaaaatttataaaatagaaATTCCATACATGTTTAATCCCTGacaaatagcaatccaaataagGTAACAAGCTCATGTTAATCCCTGacaaatagcaatccaaataagGTAACAAGCTCATGTTCAAATGCTTTGATAAATATCATCTAAATAAAACAACACGTTCAATTTCTAAATCAAAGAACTATCTAAGCcattcttcatcttcatcttcatcatcctTTTCTCCAATTTCATAACTTTCGAAATCGATGTCATCAAGATCATCCTCATCATCAAGCTACACATTAAAAACTACAGAAGACTGAAGAGACATTGAGGTAGGAAATTACACTAAAGACTGCTGCTTTATTGGACCATAGGACATTAAAAACTGCATTAAATGGTTGTAGCATATTATTCTACCATTTATGTCCATGGTACTAGTACGGCTAATAATTGTATCCATCGGCCTTTGAGTAGGAAGCACATAAGTTGGTCAACAAAACTACAGAAGAGACTCATTCATGTAACAGACATTTTTAACTTTTGATCCAGTGTATTCTCAAAACGAAAAGATAACTATTCGCTTGAACTGTGTGATCATTATCAACTTGAAAATTCTTGATCCAGTGTATCCAACCAGTTTGCACTGGTACTGATGCTATAACAGAGAAAACGTGAAGGGACATATAAGCATGGTTGTGCGAATTATTACCAGTAAATGGTTAACCCAGATGGAACAGACAAAGAAAAGTAAACCAATCATCAATGGAAGAAACTTGAAAACAAGAAGAGACAATCAGAttcaaatttccagattctcTAATAAGGACGTGATATTCTCACCCATAATATCCAAATCCCAAATGCCCAGCATATCCAAATCCCAAATGCCCAgcataataattcaaaaaatactGAAATTTTAGTCACAGATCAACTTCAACATAATGAATTAGCTATCTTTCACGACTGCTTTAGATTATAAAAATTACCAGATTTAGCTTCGGTTCACCAGCGTGTTAATTACTTGATTGAACCTTGAAATCTGAAGAAAACTGGTGGTGTTGCGGCGGTGGAGGCTAGAGATTGAAGGACAGGTGACTAACGGCAACCTTGATTAAGCGACGATCGGTGAATCTCAAATGTCAGCGGTGGAGGCTTTTAGATTTTAGGGTTATTGGAGctgaagaagaaaggaagaaaacaacGGAAAGAGAAGCAGAGGGTGCTGACCAAGTTTTGTTAATTTCGTCTCTTTTTTAGTTGGTCAGTCAAACTTCTGACTGAATTTTAGTTGGTCAGTCAAACTTttgactgaaaaaaaaaaggcagaaaaagggcaaaaaaaaaaaaaacggggTTGATCAAATTATCCGATTCACCGAATTTTTAACACTCGAGTTTTTTAACTAGTTCGGACCGGATGCCTGACCGATTTTCGATTCTATCGATTCGACTGCCCGATCCGATCCGAGTctgaaaacacaaaaaatgcAGGATCAAATTAGAAAAAGGTGGTTAGTGCTAAATTATAACATCTCACAATTTGTGTTGAGCGGGTagctttttcttcctcttcttcttcttccttcttttttttccccctttttgtgCTTTTTTAGTACTTGAAACGTAAAAGTCAATCCAGAGTTTCCGAAAACCAACTTCAGGATTGGAAAGAACCAAAATTCCAGTCTTACCTCGAGACGGCAATGTCTGGCATAAGCGTTAGGTGGAAGAATTTCACAAAactcacccaaaaaaaaaaatatataggagAGAGAAGGAGTCCTTATGTATAAGACTAGATaagcccccaaaaaaaaaggaataaatttAACTttaagaaaagtaaaaaggatCAAATCTAATGGAATAACGATTATCTAAATCTTGACTATATGCAACAGCGTTATCATGAAATAATGACACGTCAATTATGCATGGAATTGCTCTTAAaagggagggaaaaaaaaaaagcatagaATTTACTAAATCTCACCTTACCTAATTAATCCGGGGCACCCAATATTTACAAACTAGAACACACCAGACCCATCAATTTAATAATCCCCCGTCAGTCCACCCATGAAATTGTAATGTTGCTTCCAAATCCAAACGTGACGTCTTTGGAGTAGTAGGATTAATCAACTAAAAATCTAACACTTCCAATTAGCCAAAGAACCGCGAGATTTTATACAAATTATATTAATTCTTTGTCCTTCACAAGCTTGGAGTTTCAAGAAAATACGAGAGTATGAAATATCTGACGAGTGATTGAccttagggataatttcagaaacctctcttaAGAAgagaggtttttgacaatttcacttacctcccttcaggtttgaataattacactaacctcccttcATGTAGTAAAATGACTATAATATCCTTCACTTATAAATAATTCCTACAAACAAAAAAACTCTACAATTACAACTAGTCTTTTATTCTAAAACAACTGCTACCACACAAACTAAACTATTGTTCTATCTCTCTAACTCTTTCTCTTATCTTTTTTCTCTTACATCTCTTTTTTCGCAAATAgacacacactctctcttctgttttctttttttataagtataattgaatTGAAATTACAAAATGACAAGTTGCTGGATCATATTTGTTATCAAACTAACTAAAGGTGAAAAAGACGGTAGTGATACAGAATATatacaggaaaataaaaatgatagcTACAAAGGGAATGCGGATTAAAGAAGGTTACGATATTATACCAATTatgtaaaaaagaattttgagatATAAAAACTATAATTAGATTTGCCTAGAGACATGGGATGTGGTCTCTAGTGTTGCTTTTGTTTGCTCCGTGTTGGTATTCTTAGTAGGTTACATTATTTTAGTAACAACAAAGTTAAATAGTGACATTGATCAATTCAAACATTGAATTTAGGGGAAAAAATGAGACTAAATATTAGGTTGAATGCAGACTTTAATGGTCGTAGTTGATTTGCATGGAAAACTTTGAGGCGGCAATAGTAGGCTGCCAAAATTGCAAGAATATGGGAATTAAGGTGAAGTGATTTATTGAGTTCGTTAGGATGGTGATTATGCCGATTACAATAGTTGCaatatcaaaaaaatttattaatttgtttTCCCCCCTTCTAAGTAACAAAGGgacattttaggatttttgaggAGAAAGTTAACATATTGGGTCTATATTGTTACTGAAATGCTAATCATAGGGGAGGTAgatgtaattttttaaactagaAGGGAGCTTCTTGGAatagtcagaaacctcaggggaggttcctgaaattatccctttatctTATTGGCTGTTTAAACCCTTTGGCCTTGCTCCCTGTTGTTTGCTTCCTCGTTATTTCGCTTGTACTTCTTCCTGTCGGTCCTTTTTCTCTCGTCGTCTATTGACTTTGAACTCTTCGAGTGTGTGTATATGCATAGTTTCCTATGCAGAAGATAAAATAGATCGAGTTGTTAGAAACTGAGAATCGGGGAACAGGGTCGATCcagaagatttgtagttttctCTTGGGCAAATGGCAATAGAAGGTCATGCTCCTTTTTCTACGGAAGGTTTGGGGCCCTGTGAACTATCATGTTCCCGTTCAACTTACCATTCACCTGACCTTCTGAAGCAACTGTGGGTTTTCTGGAGCAGATGCGGCGATGACGAAGGACGCTGCGGAAAGTCTCATCATCTCTCAGCCAGTAAGTATGGAGTTCTTTCAATAATCTCTCATAtataatatgtatgtatgtatgtatgtggaTATTTTTGTTGGACTATTTATCACAATTAAATTTGTAATAGCTATAAAGTCTGACTCTGATAAAACTCCTGGGGAATAAATTGGAACAATTTAGAACAGAAAATATTCTAGTAACTAATTAGTTTTTTATGACAAATTAAACGATTATATGGGTGTTAGAAAGATACAAAGACTTGGGCCATCCAATTGGAAGGTACATCTATTAATGTTTGGGAAAATTATACATGGATACATCATCAGATCTGTAGATTTAGGTTGCAAGTCTGTGAATTTGGAATTTTTCTAAACTGCAATTTGCTCAAAGTTTATGATGGATCACGAGTACATGTATAACTTTCTTTCTTTGACCCTTTTTTGCGTCTCGGTAAAAGCAGGGGTCAATCAGTAGAGTACTCTGCaattaataaatacagaaaggCCCAACTCGACCATTCATAGCCAAAGTAGAGTATATACTAGTAAGCATCCTTTAATATTTTTTACTGATTTTCCTATTGCAGCTGCTGACGGTGCCATGATTAAGAACCAGATCAAACGTTTTCTAGAACTTCTTTTAGACCCACTTTTGCCGGAGTGGTGGCGGTGTCTAGTTCAGTTTTGGGGTTTAGTGAAGATTGGCGACAAAACATATTTGACAACTTGTGACCAGCCTTTTGCTCTCCAATACTCCAGTCATCTAGAGGTCAAGAAACTATGTGAATATAGGAAGCACTGTTTGGAGTACTTAATACCCgtggatgatgatgatgatgatgatgatgatgtacAGCTAATTGGTCCCCCTGGTCGGGTGTTCTGCAGTGGGTTGCCTGAATATGCACTTGATGTGCGTGATTACACTAGTAGAGAGTATCTTCAACGTGATTATGCGGTCGACTGTGTTGAGCAATACTGGGCGTTGCCAATCTATCATGCTCCTGGGCACGTCCCCATTGGTGTACTGGAAATTGTATCACCACATAATTCTTACATTCCTCAACATTGGGTTCTGGAGAAGCTTCAGGTTcgacttttctctttttaagtTGCTTAAGTACTTCTTTCCTATTGCTGACAAGGACCTGGTGGTGGTGTTTATGATTTATGAGTTATAATTATTACTATAATTTTATCAATAAATTAGATAATATATGAAGTGGGTGCAGACTCCCTTGTATAAAAAGAGGACCTTAGAGGACGAAGCCCAGGCTGTAACTAATTCATTTGTGATGACTAATTTAAAGATAACTAATTAATTTATTATTTGAACTAGGTAATGGATGTAGGGGGTAATTTATAACATAACCAACCATTGTCTTGTGTGCTATATAGTGCAAGATTTGTGGTAGCATAACATTAATGATTTATGTTATTAGTGAACTCAAGACCAAACAAAATTTGGCACTTAATAAGAATTCTGGGATAAATCTAACTTGAATAGGAGATGCTTGGCATGAATTTTGTAGATATCTCCATGTCCTTTACAaattttgggataaattgtggtTTCCAGTTGTTAGGCGGTAGTAGAAGAGGTGTTTTTATaaattaatccaattttttaACTGCTTATAACTGCAAAAACTATGGTGACTGTCACCCTAATATTAATCTTCTCTTTATAAGTTATTTTTTAAGCGAAACAAGTTGTTGCTAAAAAATCTATGGCGTTTGAAGGAGGTTTTGGCTTTTTGGAACTTCTATACCAAAATTAGTTGAGCAACCATACAAAGAGCTTGTcttattggtttttttttttttttttttaaaaaagccAAAGCAAACACTTTGAAACATGAAAATAACACTTTAATTTATTTATGACCCATGGATAATGTGTTTGCCAGAATCTACCACGGGATCTGAATCTGACAACTACTTGTGTAAGCCTCCTTGCAGAAGTAAATTCATGTGAGTGACTCGAGTATTTTTTTTCTGCTTTTATACTGCATAATCTTGGCTGATCTTTTAGGCTATGCATTCCATGCTAATACTTTTAAGCCAAACATCTACAGGTCAAGATGGTGAAATTGCCCAAATTGGCAAAGCATTGTTAGGGGCGAGTGCAACACATCAACTGGATGATACTGAAACTTGGACTAGTTCTGGAGAAATACTAAGTTCTCATTATGGCGTAGATTTTATTCGGAAGGGACAAGGGGTAGTTGGGAGAGCATTCTCATCCAAAAGTGCATGCTTTTGTAGGGATGTAAGACAATTAAGCATAACAGAGTACCCGGTGGTACACACTGCACGATCCTGTGAGTACTCTGCCTGTTTTGCAGTTTGTTTGCAGAGCTCTTGCTCAAACAATTGCATTTACGTATTGGAGTTCTTCTTACCTACGGATGAAGAAGACTATGGGGATCCTAGGACATTGTTGCGCAGCCTAATGGAGTTATTGAAAGAACGCCTCGGAAGTTCTTTTAAGATTGCTTCAGGACAAGAATTGGGGCAGAAATTGACTGTTGAGGTTATTAAGGTCTCTCCAGGGAATGAATTTGATTCTTTTGAAATCTGCAATACTACTGGTATGGAATCTACACCTAGGCTTGGAGAAGTacaaggaggaggaggaggagaaggaatGACGCAAGTTGATTTCTCATCTCAGCAAGTTGATGCTGCAAATGCTTATATAAATGGTGTTCATGGACAGCAGAGTGGGATTGTTGGATCTCCACCTAGATCAGAGCGTGCACAGGGCTTTGTCGACATATCATATCTAGAATTAAATCTTGCAGGAGTTGATGTTGCGCACAATTCTATGGATGGTGTTTATGAACAGCAAGCTGGAATTGATAGATCTTCAACTGGACAGGAGGTCGTGCAAAACATGGTCAGCATAGCACATGATGAACCAATTGTGGAAGATCCTGAAAGAGATGATGCTAGTATAGAAGAGAGTGGCGATGAAGTGACTAATTTAAAGATGAAAGAGCCTAGTTGTATTTTAAAATGCAACCTTGGAATTACTCGTGAGGTTCTTGAACAAAATTCTGCGAGGAAACTTGAAGATGCTGCAAAAAATATTAGAGGTAATTCTTAACTGTAGCACTTCTCTAGATCAGAATTGAATTCAAATGTTGGTTAATGCATCGTGATTTGATCTGGATCTGTTTCGAAAGATCTAGTTTACATGTTGTAAAGGCTTTTTCCTTAACTGAAGTTTTCCTTTTTGAAATCTGCAGTTAGTCGATCTACATTGAAGCGTATATGTAGGGATTTCGGTATTAACAGATGGCCACCTCGTAAAGCAAGAAAGGTTAGTCAAGCACTTGCTGTACAGAAAACTGTTCAACCTTCTACGGAAGATACTCATGAACAGCACCGGTCAGATGCAACGAGGGTAGAAGATGATAATGGCATGTGGGTGAAGGCAGAATATCAAGGGCGCATGATAAAGTTCAGACTTCCATTTTCTGCCCGTAAAATCGATTTGGAGGAAAACGTAGTACAGCGACTGAATGTAGCCCTGGGAAGTTTTATAATTGAGTATCAGGATGAAGACAGTGATCGGATATGGATAACATGTGATGAAGTTCTGAGGACGGCAATGAGCACATTAAGCTCATTGGATAGGACTACAATCAAAATGTATATTGTTGAGGACAGTCCAAGTAAGAGAGATCAATAGATTTTTAAGAATTATATACTATAAAGTTTAGCAGGAGAGCAAGGGAGCACTATTGACATCAATAGTGTACTTTTTTTGTATACACTAGTTTTTTAGGCCTCGCGCTACGCGCGAGGTTGCCCTAACTTGtgttaatttaatttaattttatggAGTAGGTTAAACGATGATAATTGGTAATATGATTGCATTCGATAATTAGAAAGTCATTTTGTACAGAAGGTAGATGTATCAGTGTATggtatatagatatatatatttaatgTAGAATGAAGATCAACTGATTCTTTAAAGACGTTGGAtgaaaaaaatgtcaaatgTGTAAATAAAAGAAACCATAGTGTTTCGGTACTGTGTTATCACATAAGAATAAAGGTCGTTTATAATAACGAGCTCTTCTTTCACTTACactataaaagaaaagaggggggATGGAGTGATAGACTCAGATTGATTTCAACCGTTATATGTAGTTGTTTTtaaactgatttttttttcccctggttgaaatatttattttaagttAAACGTTCCTTTGTTGGAACACAAGGGAAATCGTAGTGAAGAACAAATTTAGTTTATCATGAAAATTCTTGCTTCTCAAGGTAAAACAAAGCAAGAAAGCTAAAGTGGGAAAACAAAAATGTTGGGCTTGAATATAAAGTATGGAGTAGAGGTGTTGAAATGGGTGACTTGGGTGAGTTTGGGTTggataaaatgggtaatgggtataagtgaatTAACTCATTTATACCCGTTTAATTAGATAGGTATAAATgagtaagtcaaaaaatgaattgggtaactcaattacccatttacaacttatttattttaacttttggtaaactcatttaaatttatttttgcaaaacaagttatcaatttataccactctttgtACCCATTATTAGTTttcaatatttatttataatgttcaataaatttaattatcaatttttttttcatttatactctatgttacaaaattatctattatttaataattgaataataagaatataaaaatttgaactaagtactataaaaattaatataaaaatttcattcaaaaattttgaacttataCCATCTATTCATGGACCGATATAGGTAAATTTAATTAGGAGGGTTGATTTGTCACCTTTAGTATCGAGCCATTATAACAATTGGTTTGAGTTTTATTAATATTGTCAACAAAATGGCTACGAAAAATGAGTACGAATTTGGGTTGGATAAAATGGATAATGGGTATAAGTAAATTGACTCATTtgtacccatttaattagataggtataaatgggtaagtcaaaaaatgaattgggtaactcaattacccatttacaacttatttattttaacttttggtaaactcatttaaatttatttttgcaaaacaagttatcaatttataccactatTTGTAcccattattagttttaaatatttatttataatgttcaataaatttaattaccaattttttttcatttatactctatgttacaaaattatctattatttaataattgaataataagaatataaaaatttgaactaaatactataaaaattaatataaaaatttaattcaACAATTTTGAACTTATACCATCTATTCATGGACCGGTATAGGTAAATTTAATTAGGTGGGTTGATTTGTCACCTTTAGTATCGAGCCATTATAACAATTGGTTTGAGTTTTATTAATATTGTCAACAAAATGGCTACGAAAAATGAGTACGAATTTGGGTTGGATAAAATGGATAATGGGTATAAGTAAAttaactcatttatacccatttaattagataggtataaatgggtaagtcaaaaaatgaattgtgtaactcaattacccatttacaacttatttattttaacttttggtaaactcatttaaatttatttttgcaacacaagttatcaatttataccactctttgtacccattattagttttaaatatttatttataatattcaataaatttaattatcaattttttttcatttatactctatgttacaaaattatctattatttaataattgaataataagaatataaaaatctgaactaagtactataaaaattaatataaaaatttaattcaaaaattttgaacttataCCATCTATTCATGGATGGGTATAGGTAAATTTAATTAGGTGGGTTGATTTGTCACCTCTAGTATCGAGCCATTATAACAATGGGTTTGAGTTTTATTAATATTGTCAACAAAATGGCTACGAAAAATGAGTACGAATTTCGTCCAACATGGTAAGTTGTTTCTTCTACAATCTATACTGAAAATGTTTAAAAGGTAAGATGAGGGTTTGAAAATCAAAGTCAAAGGTAGATGCCACGAGTGCAGGACCATCTCTCGCTCTCTCTATCTCTGTTGGGCTCAATGTATCCAAAGTGGcaaaattttcgttgaaatggAATTTCTCATTTCACATGTTAGGCGTAGCTGGTGTATTCGGCGGCTCCCTATTCAGTGCCCATAACAAAGCCACGCGGATAGCAGGAAATTTCCTAAATCAATTCCCTTTTGCCTAGGTCTGGGATTGAGCCCACCTTTGAAAAAGTCCTGGACTGCAAGCCATGCAGACAGCAGCAAAGCCACGCGGACAGACAACATCGAAGTTCCAAAGCCATGCAGACAGCTAGGCGCATGGCAGTCTCTTCTTCAACATAAGTAGAATAAGAGCCGAAGAGCTCTTCTGACGTGGATGTTTTCGTCGTCCTCTCACGTGCGCTGTGCGTGATTCCGGACGACGTCGGTTTGTGAGTTCGCCTCTTTTGCTGGTGGTTTAGTTTTGTTGTCTTCTTCCATGACGTTCGCCACTGTTGTATATCAGAAAGGCTGTCTGCACTTGGTCACTCCCGCCTTCGTCCTTTCTGCCCTTGGTCGCTCCCATTTCACTAATCCAGCTAGCCTTCGTCCTTTCTGCCCTTGGTCGCTCCCATTTCATTAATCCAGCTAGCCTTCGTCCTCATCTGATAACTGTACTCTTTAGCCTTTTTTTGCTTTTACTCTTCAGTATTTTTTTCAGCTTTTCAGCCGGAGCATTAA
Encoded proteins:
- the LOC113757753 gene encoding protein NLP7-like — protein: MAIEGHAPFSTEGLGPCELSCSRSTYHSPDLLKQLWVFWSRCGDDEGRCGKSHHLSATADGAMIKNQIKRFLELLLDPLLPEWWRCLVQFWGLVKIGDKTYLTTCDQPFALQYSSHLEVKKLCEYRKHCLEYLIPVDDDDDDDDDVQLIGPPGRVFCSGLPEYALDVRDYTSREYLQRDYAVDCVEQYWALPIYHAPGHVPIGVLEIVSPHNSYIPQHWVLEKLQNLPRDLNLTTTCVSLLAEVNSCQDGEIAQIGKALLGASATHQLDDTETWTSSGEILSSHYGVDFIRKGQGVVGRAFSSKSACFCRDVRQLSITEYPVVHTARSCEYSACFAVCLQSSCSNNCIYVLEFFLPTDEEDYGDPRTLLRSLMELLKERLGSSFKIASGQELGQKLTVEVIKVSPGNEFDSFEICNTTGMESTPRLGEVQGGGGGEGMTQVDFSSQQVDAANAYINGVHGQQSGIVGSPPRSERAQGFVDISYLELNLAGVDVAHNSMDGVYEQQAGIDRSSTGQEVVQNMVSIAHDEPIVEDPERDDASIEESGDEVTNLKMKEPSCILKCNLGITREVLEQNSARKLEDAAKNIRVSRSTLKRICRDFGINRWPPRKARKVSQALAVQKTVQPSTEDTHEQHRSDATRVEDDNGMWVKAEYQGRMIKFRLPFSARKIDLEENVVQRLNVALGSFIIEYQDEDSDRIWITCDEVLRTAMSTLSSLDRTTIKMYIVEDSPSKRDQ